In a genomic window of Halococcus hamelinensis 100A6:
- a CDS encoding DUF7525 family protein, whose product MATESVTTDRGIGLTVLFVVVGIAGAVVAFVAGLTENQILASWGFAAAMIAGALAVGAVHLAR is encoded by the coding sequence ATGGCTACCGAAAGCGTCACGACCGATCGCGGGATCGGGCTGACGGTGCTGTTCGTCGTGGTCGGGATCGCGGGCGCGGTCGTCGCGTTCGTCGCTGGACTCACCGAGAACCAGATCCTCGCCAGCTGGGGGTTCGCCGCGGCGATGATCGCCGGGGCGCTCGCGGTCGGCGCGGTCCATCTCGCCCGATAA
- a CDS encoding DUF7123 family protein, with the protein MATYTDEDRRILAYLYDSVSRGDRYFRSKQIADQLGLTAKQVGVRLPRLAEESEDIDIEKWSRAKSTTWRVTPG; encoded by the coding sequence ATGGCCACCTACACCGACGAGGACCGACGGATCCTCGCCTATCTCTACGACAGCGTCTCGCGAGGCGACCGGTACTTCCGCTCGAAGCAGATCGCCGACCAGCTCGGCCTCACCGCCAAACAGGTCGGGGTCCGTCTCCCCCGGCTCGCCGAGGAGTCCGAGGACATCGACATCGAGAAGTGGAGCCGGGCGAAGTCCACCACCTGGCGCGTCACCCCCGGGTAA